In Flavobacterium sp. GSB-24, the genomic window AAACCAGCAACGACATATACCTTCAAACAGAATTATTACTGGATGATGGGAGACAATCGTCATAATTCTGAAGACAGCCGTTATTGGGGCTACGTTCCAGAAAATCACATCGTAGGAAAACCAGTATTCATCTGGATGAGCTGGGATACGAACGGAAAAGGCATCAATAAAATTAGATGGAATAGAGTTTTCACTACCGTTGATGGTGAAGGACAGCCACAATCTTACTTCAAATATTTCTTAATAGCTCTTGCATTATACTTCGTTGGAGATTTTGTATGGAGAAAAAGAAGAGAGAATAAAGCATAATTAAAAAAAAGTTGTTTTTGTTTCAGGTTTCAAGTTTCAAGTTCGACAACACTTGAAACTTGAAACCTGAAACATTTAAAAAAATAAAAACATTAAATCGTTAAACTGGTAAATCGTTTAATCGTTTCTCAAAAAAGTACGATTAAGCGATTTACCGATTAAACTAAAATCACAATGAATTCCTTAATACTTCCGACTTATTTTCCATCTATTAGTCATTTTGCAGTAATAGCGCAATCTGAAAAAATCACATTTGAAATGGAGGATAATTTTCAGAAACAAACTAATAGAAATAGAACTTACATCTATAGTCCAAACGGAATTCAATTATTAAATATTCCTGTTAAACATTCCAAAGAAGCACATCAAAAGACAAAAGACATTTTGATTGAAAATGAATTTGACTGGCAGAAACAGCATTTTAAATCGCTGGAAGCAGCTTATAGAAGCTCGCCCTTCTTCGAATACTTCGAGGATGACATCGTGCCTATATTCGAAAAAAAACATACTTTTTTAATGGATCTGAATTTTGAAGTTTTGGACATTGTAACAAAATGTCTTCGAATGAAATTTGAATTTGGGAAAACAACAGAATATTTTCATGAAACACCAGATTTCGCTGATTTTAGATATTTAGCGAACGGAAAAAAAGACACAAACTCTTTCGAAAAATACAGTCAGGTATTTGACGACAAACATGGTTTCATAAACAACTTAAGTGTTTTAGACTTACTTTTTAATGAAGGTAAATTTGCAATGGATTATTTGAAAACTCAGAAACTAGATATCAAATAGAAAATCCAATTTTCATCTTTGAAATTTGGGTTTTAAAAAATTGGAAATTCATCTATTTTATTCCATCGAAAGCCTCGTCATAATAGGATAATGATCTGAGTTTTCAAAATCTGAGAAGCTTTCAAATTGTTTTACTTTCATTTTACTGTCTGTAAAAATGTAGTCAATCCTAGCAGGGTAATAACGGAATTTATAGGTAGCTCCAAAACCTTTTCCTGCTTCTTCGAAGGCGTCTTTTTGCTTTCCCTTAATACTTCGATATACATAAGAAAAAGGACTGTTATTCATATCGCCGCAGATAATAAACGGAGTTTTGCACTGCTTAATATTCTCTTTAAAAATCTCTGCCTGTTCCTGCTGCTGCGTAAAACCTTTACTTATTCTGGCATAAATACGTTGTGATTTCTTCTGATTTACATTATCAATATCATCTGAAATTTCACTTACATCTGGAGAAATTTTAATAGATTGTAAGTGCATATTATAAACACGAATCACATCTTTTCCGCGCTTAATATCAGCATAAACCACATTATTATCTGATTTAGGAAAGATAATATTTCCTTCGTTTATAATAGGAAATTTTGAAAAGATAGCCTGACCTGTTTTAATCTGTTTTCCATCTATAAAAATATAACGATGCGGATACACCTTTAAATCAATATGCGCCGAGTTTGAGTACTCTTGAATACAAAGAATATCTGGATCTTTTTCATCTATAAAAGCTTTAATATTTGATGGAATATCATCTCGATCCAGCCATTTAAAAACATTAAAAAGGCGGACATTATAGCTCATCACAGAAAAGTCTTTTTCGTCTTGAACATATTCTTTTGCAGAAAATTTATAAAATTTATTAATGAAGGTAATTCCAGTCAGCAATACCAAACCAGACAAAATAAGACGCTTTTTAAATTGAATTGCCCAATAAACGAAGAATAACCCATTTGCAACAAAAAAGGCCGGCATAAACAAAGTAAGCACCGATAAAAGCGGAAAGCTCTTAGGTGCTAAAAAAGGTAAAATATAGACACTAAACGTAAGCACAGTCAGGACTATATTCAAAAAGAACATTATCTTATTAAACCAAGAAAGGTTTTTCATATTTTTTCTTCCTACAAGTTATTTTCCAGCTTTAAATAAAAACTCTTTTTCTTCTTTTGTCAGGCAGTCATAACCAGATTGGCTGATCTTGTCTAAAATCTCATCAATTTGTTGCTGCGTCTTATCTTTCGTAACAATTCTTGATGTTGATCTTTCTGTAGGTTTTTTGTAATTTTTATGAACTTTTGTAAATGGGGTCGAAGGAGATTTTCTAAAAAGATTTGCAAAGAAATCTAATGTTTTAGAAACAATGATACTTAAATCTGTACCATTTTGGAGTAATTTAATATAGATAAATCCAAAAAAAGCACCTGCAAGATGCGATATATGCCCACCCATATTCCCTAAACGAAACTGCATTAAATCTAAAACTAAAATTACAGCCGTAATATGCCATAACTTAACGTTTCCGAACAAAAACAAACGGACATTCATTAGCGGAGAATAAGTTGTTGCCGCAACTAAAATTGCCATTATGGCTGCAGATGCACCAACAATAGAACCGCTGATATTTGACAAATAAAAACTTAATGCAAAAGCAACTCCCGCAAAAAGAGCACTCAGAATATACAATCCTAAATATTGTTTTTGAGTAAAATAAGTTAAGAACAATGAACTTGCAAAGTTCAAAACCATCATATTAAACAACAAATGGAAAAACCCATCGTGAAAAAATGCATAGGTTAAAAAAGTCCAAGGTTTGAACATGAAAACCTGAGGATCTGACGATAACGCAATCCAGCTTGGAAAATCAAATTGACCAATTGAAAATTGATAGAAAAATATTAATGAGATTATAAAACATGCGATATTCCAATAAATAACGCGCATGGCTATGCCTCCCAATCTATATTGTAATTTCAAATCGTCTAGAATATTCATAAAAACTTCTTTTGGTTTAGAATTTAAACTTAAAGTTAAAAATTAATTCCAACGATTACTGTTAAACTGATTTTTTTTCCAGTACCACATCATTAAAAAACCAGTAATAGCACCACCAACGTGTGCAAAGTGCGCTATTCCAGTACCTCCACCGCCAAACAAGGAAGTCCCCTTAACGCCTAAAAACAAGTCAATCAACAAAAGCCCCGGAACAAAGTATTTTGCTTTAATTGGAATAGGGATAAACATTAGTGCTAGTTCAGCATTAGGAAACATAAATGCAAAAGCCGTTAGTAAACCGTAAATAGCGCCTGATGCTCCCACAACTGTTCCTATATAAGCACTCGTAAATCCTTCAAATTGAGCCACACTTACCAAACTCTGCCATCTAGTATCAATTTTTCCTTCACTTAAAAGTTGTAAAATCTGCGTTTTATTAAAACCATTTGCTGTCAAAGTACTCATTGTATCCTGAAAAAAATAATAGTTCACAAGAGTATGAAGTAAAGCTGAGCCTAAACCACAAGAAATATAAAAGAAGATGAATTTTTTTCCTCCCCAAAAATGCTCCAAAGCAGATCCAAAAGAAACCAATGCAAACATATTAAATGCAATATGCATAATACCACCATGCATAAACATATGTGTTATTGGCTGCCAAACTTTAAAATTAGGATTTTCAGGAAAAAACATTGCCAGATACTCATAAGAAACCGGCACTAACTGAGAACCAATAAAAAATATAATATTAATAATTAGCAGTTGTTTAACCACTGGAGTCATGTTCATCATAAGGCAAACTTTTTATCTATATCTTCAACACGCATGGTGATAAAGGTCGGTTTTTGAAAAGGTGAAATATTTGGATCTTTACAAGCAAACAAACCGTTTACTAAATTATCTTGTTCTTTTTCGGTTAAATAAGATCCAGTTTTAACCGCTAAACTTTTTGCCATTGATTTGGCAATTGTATCATTTTGACTGTAACTATTTGCTGGGATTCCGTCCTGTAAATCGCTCAATAACTGCTCGATTACAAGAGAAACTTCGCTTTCGGTAATATTTACTGGAATTCCAGAAATTACAATATGATCTGATTTTGTCTGATCGAAAACAAATCCTGTTGTTTCTAATGAAGGTTTTAATTCTTCAATTAATTCCATTTCAGAAGCTGAATAAAACAAATCAAGCGGAAAAAGCAATTGCTGACTTGATGCTTGATTTACAGTCATATTCAACAAAAATTGTTCATACAAAATACGTTGATGCGCTCGCTGTTGATCAACAATAACCATTCCTGATTTTATTGGCGAAACAATGTATTTTTTATGAATTTGATATGTTTTGTGTGTTGCCTGCTCTACCTCATCATCATTAAATAAAGAAGAAGTTACTTCTTCGTTCTCAAATGTAAAAGGCGAACTCTCTATCGTTTCAGGATTTTCTGTATCTAAACCCACATATAAACTTTCCCAGCTTGCCGTTGGCTCTACTCTTTTTGAATAACCCGAGTAGGAAGAGCCTGAATAGGAAGAACCAGAAGACGATGACGAAGAAGAACCTGAACTATAATTAGATCCAGAACTAGCTTTACTATAATGCTGATTGGTTTTATCATCTGTAAACGGATTAAAAGTTCCGTCAACCTGAATAGTAGGCACTTCTGCTTCAACATCTTTGTAATGATATGGCGTATCTAAATTAGAATCTCTGTCAAAATCTAAAACTGGAGCCACATTAAACTGTCCTAAACTATGTTTGATCGAAGCTCTTAAAATAGCATACAAAGCCT contains:
- the mutL gene encoding DNA mismatch repair endonuclease MutL translates to MSSIIQLLPDHVANQIAAGEVVQRPASVVKELLENAVDAKATDIKLIIKDAGKSLVQVIDNGIGMTVTDARLCFARHATSKIRQAEDLFSLGTKGFRGEALASIAAIAHMEMKTKQDQDELGTHIVIEGSKFVSQEVAVLPKGTSFAVKNLFFNIPARRNFLKSDTVEFRHVMDEFQRVALAHPNIHFSFYHNGSEMYNLPAAGYRQRIVGIMSGKTNEKLVPVNEDTEIINVQGFVCKPEFAKKNRGEQFFFVNDRFIKSGYLHHAVMSAYDGLLKDGAQPSYFLYLQVPPNTIDINIHPTKTEIKFDDEQALYAILRASIKHSLGQFNVAPVLDFDRDSNLDTPYHYKDVEAEVPTIQVDGTFNPFTDDKTNQHYSKASSGSNYSSGSSSSSSSGSSYSGSSYSGYSKRVEPTASWESLYVGLDTENPETIESSPFTFENEEVTSSLFNDDEVEQATHKTYQIHKKYIVSPIKSGMVIVDQQRAHQRILYEQFLLNMTVNQASSQQLLFPLDLFYSASEMELIEELKPSLETTGFVFDQTKSDHIVISGIPVNITESEVSLVIEQLLSDLQDGIPANSYSQNDTIAKSMAKSLAVKTGSYLTEKEQDNLVNGLFACKDPNISPFQKPTFITMRVEDIDKKFAL
- a CDS encoding WbqC family protein, translating into MNSLILPTYFPSISHFAVIAQSEKITFEMEDNFQKQTNRNRTYIYSPNGIQLLNIPVKHSKEAHQKTKDILIENEFDWQKQHFKSLEAAYRSSPFFEYFEDDIVPIFEKKHTFLMDLNFEVLDIVTKCLRMKFEFGKTTEYFHETPDFADFRYLANGKKDTNSFEKYSQVFDDKHGFINNLSVLDLLFNEGKFAMDYLKTQKLDIK
- a CDS encoding rhomboid family intramembrane serine protease, which codes for MMNMTPVVKQLLIINIIFFIGSQLVPVSYEYLAMFFPENPNFKVWQPITHMFMHGGIMHIAFNMFALVSFGSALEHFWGGKKFIFFYISCGLGSALLHTLVNYYFFQDTMSTLTANGFNKTQILQLLSEGKIDTRWQSLVSVAQFEGFTSAYIGTVVGASGAIYGLLTAFAFMFPNAELALMFIPIPIKAKYFVPGLLLIDLFLGVKGTSLFGGGGTGIAHFAHVGGAITGFLMMWYWKKNQFNSNRWN
- a CDS encoding endonuclease/exonuclease/phosphatase family protein, with translation MKNLSWFNKIMFFLNIVLTVLTFSVYILPFLAPKSFPLLSVLTLFMPAFFVANGLFFVYWAIQFKKRLILSGLVLLTGITFINKFYKFSAKEYVQDEKDFSVMSYNVRLFNVFKWLDRDDIPSNIKAFIDEKDPDILCIQEYSNSAHIDLKVYPHRYIFIDGKQIKTGQAIFSKFPIINEGNIIFPKSDNNVVYADIKRGKDVIRVYNMHLQSIKISPDVSEISDDIDNVNQKKSQRIYARISKGFTQQQEQAEIFKENIKQCKTPFIICGDMNNSPFSYVYRSIKGKQKDAFEEAGKGFGATYKFRYYPARIDYIFTDSKMKVKQFESFSDFENSDHYPIMTRLSME
- a CDS encoding rhomboid family intramembrane serine protease; the encoded protein is MNILDDLKLQYRLGGIAMRVIYWNIACFIISLIFFYQFSIGQFDFPSWIALSSDPQVFMFKPWTFLTYAFFHDGFFHLLFNMMVLNFASSLFLTYFTQKQYLGLYILSALFAGVAFALSFYLSNISGSIVGASAAIMAILVAATTYSPLMNVRLFLFGNVKLWHITAVILVLDLMQFRLGNMGGHISHLAGAFFGFIYIKLLQNGTDLSIIVSKTLDFFANLFRKSPSTPFTKVHKNYKKPTERSTSRIVTKDKTQQQIDEILDKISQSGYDCLTKEEKEFLFKAGK